One genomic segment of Mastomys coucha isolate ucsf_1 unplaced genomic scaffold, UCSF_Mcou_1 pScaffold22, whole genome shotgun sequence includes these proteins:
- the Tssk6 gene encoding testis-specific serine/threonine-protein kinase 6: protein MSGDKLLSELGYKLGRTIGEGSYSKVKVATSKKYKGTVAIKVVDRRRAPPDFVNKFLPRELSILRGVRHPHIVHVFEFIEVCNGKLYIVMEAAATDLLQAVQRNGRIPGSQARELFSQIAGAVRYLHDHHLVHRDLKCENVLLSPDERRVKLTDFGFGRQAHGYPDLSTTYCGSAAYASPEVLLGIPYDPKKYDVWSLGVVLYVMVTGCMPFDDSDIAGLPRRQKRGVLYPDGLELSERCKSLIAELLQFSPSARPSAGQVARNGWLRAGDSG from the coding sequence ATGTCGGGCGACAAACTCCTGAGCGAACTTGGCTATAAGCTGGGCCGCACGATAGGTGAGGGCAGCTACTCCAAGGTGAAGGTGGCCACCTCCAAGAAGTATAAAGGGACGGTGGCCATCAAAGTGGTGGACCGCCGGCGAGCGCCTCCGGACTTTGTCAACAAGTTCCTGCCTCGAGAGCTGTCCATCCTGCGGGGGGTACGGCACCCGCACATCGTACACGTCTTCGAGTTCATCGAAGTGTGCAATGGGAAGCTGTACATCGTGATGGAGGCAGCAGCCACCGACCTGCTGCAGGCCGTGCAGCGCAACGGGCGCATCCCGGGGTCGCAGGCGCGCGAACTCTTCTCGCAGATCGCGGGCGCCGTGCGCTACCTGCACGACCACCACCTGGTGCACCGCGACCTCAAGTGCGAAAACGTGCTGCTCAGCCCCGACGAGCGCCGCGTCAAGCTCACGGATTTCGGTTTCGGCCGTCAGGCGCACGGCTACCCGGACTTAAGCACCACCTACTGCGGCTCGGCCGCGTATGCGTCACCCGAGGTGCTTCTGGGCATCCCCTACGACCCCAAGAAATACGACGTGTGGAGCCTGGGCGTTGTGCTCTACGTCATGGTCACCGGGTGCATGCCCTTCGACGACTCGGACATTGCTGGCCTTCCCCGGCGCCAGAAGCGCGGCGTGCTCTACCCTGACGGCCTCGAACTGTCGGAACGATGCAAGTCCTTGATCGCCGAGCTGCTACAGTTCAGCCCGTCCGCCCGGCCCTCGGCGGGCCAGGTGGCGCGCAATGGCTGGCTGCGGGCCGGGGACTCCGGCTAG